The following DNA comes from Papaver somniferum cultivar HN1 chromosome 4, ASM357369v1, whole genome shotgun sequence.
AAAATATACTTATGAGAATAAtacataagaattttttttcattattttattagtaACTAAACGGCTTTTATATTGGCCTATAAAAATAAACAACCTAAcataaatcatgaaaaaaattaaaacgTCCACGTAACAAATACTCCTAACTATATAAATTACTCACATATCAAATATTTAGTTCAAACTTCAAACTACTAACACCCTAAAAATATTTATATGTCACAACCTCAAGGCTTTGTTAGTTTTCCGGTTCCTAATCACTTTTGTCACTTGAAGATGACTTTATATGTCTTAAAACAGgctcctagagcctggtttgataTATTAAGCAAATTTCTTCTCTCTTTTGGATTTGTCATGGATCATCATGTGATTATTCTACGTTTAATTACCTATACTACTAATTTTGAAatgtttttttgttgttatttCTGGATGACATCATCCTAACCCGTAGTTTTGATTATTTACTGACTGCATTTATTCATACTTTAAGCTCTGAATTTGCAATGAAGGTTTTATGTGATCTTCATTACTTCTTGGGTGTAAAAGAAGCTAGGGAATCTGATTCTCTAGTCTTGACCCAGAAAAAAATATGTtctaagttacttgataatgaTAATATACTGGAATGTAAGCCTTGTGATACATCGATAGTTAAAACTGATCAAGAGATTCTATTCATGATGGTACATTACCTAAAAACCAGAAGATTATTCGTTAGTTGGTGGTTTGCAATATTTGATTCTTACCAGATTGAATTTGTGTTTCGGTGTGAACTATGTTTCAAAACTTATGCCTGCACCAACTCATGTGCATTTTCTTTTAGTTAAGAAGCCATTATGATATACTTGAAGGGTATAATTAGTTCGTGTATTACTTTAAGTGATGTTGATATTAATTCTATAGAAGCTCATTTagattctgattgggctggttgcCATGATACAAGAAGGTCTACTTCTTGTGAAGCTGAATACAAGTGTTTGTCTTCTGCAGCTTCAGAACTTCGGTGACTTTCCTACCTAGTCCAATTTCATTGTGAAGCATCCCATTaagttttttaataataatacaagtctattaATATGGCTAACCCCGTTTATCATGCCAGGACGAATCCGGTAGAACTTGATTTTCATATCATACGTAAACTTGTGGATAATGTTTTTTTTGAAAATACTTAATATCAAGTCTAAAGCACAAGTGGTTGATCTTTTTACCAAGGGTCACTGTTATCCTTCTTTTTCTTATCTTCCAAGTCATTTGTTGGGCCTTTCTGTTGATGAAACTCCCACATTTTCCCTTATCTCTTCTTACTGATGTtgagttgtttgttttttttttttcgttgttTCTTTGTCTAATAAATATGAGATTTTTCTTGTCTGTTTAGTGTTTTGGTGTTAGCCTTTATCAATTTGAGGAGCGTGTATTAAGTAGAAGTCATGTTGAAAAGGAGAAGGTAcaaagtacaccaccaattttttcattTGGGAACCTGTACGGACAAACTTGTCACAATCAGTAGCAAAGATCAACAGTAAAGATCCGATACCTGATATGTAGACGAGTTTACTTGGAAGAtctaaaaaatcaatatccaagaatcaacctAGTATGTACCTGAACTGTTACCGAACCCAAATCCAACAAGAACATGTCTTGTAATCTGCATTTTAAGATacgaattctcaagaataaatcttgTATGTTCAGTACAGTCTTTTAGGCTTAAACATTGTCTAGGTTGTttaacgtactacttgtgatatttatattataaagataaataatataatatggGAAAGAAATAACATAAGACACCAtaaatattgttaacgaggaaaactacaatgtgCATCAAATCCCCTGGACTTAGTCTAGAATTTGAACACTTAGTCAagaatttgaacaccatactgtattgaGCCTCAACACACACTAGATAGCCTACTATCAGatttcagaatggaatgtagttgaggtgAATCGGCCTTACAAGCAATTCAGCTTCAGTTATTCTCCTTTACATCTCTTGGATCTCGTAAGATCCTATGCAACATGATTCCCCTAGCTAACACCCTTTATAGGATTAGGAGTTGCTTCAttctaagtgaagactttttttAACTATTTTCTCTCGAACGAATTACTTGTTTGATTTCATTTAGAAACACATACAATCAAGGTCTGGAAATTTATATGCTTATTTATCGTTTGTCAGCCAAGCGAAATTATTTTAAGTTCTTTCCATTCATAATTATAAATAAGAGTATAATTGTAAGAACAGATTCGATCCACATGGAGATATGGGTTGTTGTTCGTAATTGAAAAAACTTAAGTAAACTGGGAGGATTTTGATTTAACTTGAGCCAGATGGAAAAAATGCTCAGATTGGAGCGTTTTCCCATCCAGTTTGACAATTTCCCATGTCCACTGTGGGGTGAGAATGGGAAAATTTGCGCATTTTCCGGCCCCGCTGAATTTTCCCTGAGTCGGTTTTGATGGGTCAGTGGCATCATCATTAGGCTTCTCTTTGATACCATTCAACTAGATTACATGTTAATTGGGCTTAGTATTTCTCTTGGCTTTGACCATATCATAGTCAAACACAACTATCAAATGTCGGTCTCTCATTTCCAGTGGATAACCTAGTCTTGACTATATGATATTGCAGATGCATAAATctaaacaaccaaagtttggatatcAAAACTGAGTATTCGTATTGGGTGGCTGATCAATATCCGTAAAATAACATTTTGAGTTTACTATTCACCTTTGTATTTATGCATTTTGTGTGGTGgacccaaaaatattttcaaaggaAACTGGATATCCGTATGGACAAGCACGATCAGACCACTATTTTGTTTTTTATGTAGACCAGAGAATCAGAGACGTTGGAGTCCTATTTTTTGCACGCTCTCTGACGAGTCTGCATGACTTTTCAATTTAATTTTGGAACTTATGTCGACGAGATTCCATATGGAGTTAGATGCAAACTGACAAAAGCTTTAGATCCAGAAAATGCAGAAACATTAGCAGTACTGGAGGCCATCAAGTACGCAAAGGAATGGAGAGATAGCGCTCTCCATATATAAGAATACAGTACGAGGGTGATTAATGCTTTAAAAGGAAATAAGGGAGCAGTTAAATGGACCTCATCAAGTATGATCAATGATTATCTATTTTTATTAGATAGTTCCGGCAGCTGAGTTGTTCTTTAATCATAGAGATGCTAATAAAGCTGCTGATACAGTAGCAGAACATTCTATGTCTATGAATGAGACA
Coding sequences within:
- the LOC113272366 gene encoding uncharacterized protein LOC113272366; translation: MGYGNNMEEKLLQKNYMFNVPSEFAMKVLCDLHYFLGVKEARESDSLVLTQKKICSKLLDNDNILECKPCDTSIVKTDQEILFMMGIISSCITLSDVDINSIEAHLDSDWAGCHDTRRSTSCEAEYKCLSSAASELR